A portion of the Juglans microcarpa x Juglans regia isolate MS1-56 chromosome 1D, Jm3101_v1.0, whole genome shotgun sequence genome contains these proteins:
- the LOC121236307 gene encoding CLAVATA3/ESR (CLE)-related protein 46-like — MQKMKRKDIQICLFLAFVFIATRSYSATAMRIRKAEPGSFKLKPAQSSEGSAAGFLSATWNKSGMQVINSYRKVPSVPNPIGNRHPPAKHD; from the exons ATGCAAAAGATGAAGAGGAAAGATATTCAAATATGTCTCTTTTTGGCCTTCGTCTTTATTGCTACTCGAAGTTATTCTGCCACGGCCATGAGGATTCGCAAAGCAGAACCAG GTAGCTTCAAGCTCAAACCTGCACAATCGAGTGAAGGTTCAGCAGCTGGATTCTTGTCTGCTACTTGG AACAAATCAGGAATGCAGGTGATAAATAGTTATCGTAAGGTTCCTTCAGTACCTAATCCCATTGGAAATCGGCACCCACCAGCCAAGCATGACTGA
- the LOC121250310 gene encoding uncharacterized protein LOC121250310: MFGGIYQRVLFEIRRQLHTLSHESPSQTLKSKIAELQKKRKMRRSPKKDQFLVEVPESRAYLDTATMPMIVTGVGIAFFAKLLMMYDDSRSQELIERKIRNAPAGQGTVRMLSREEWEEIREVRPRTPFESKLARPNARIRTGEPLHMEDLKDWTIDVLTDAFTRVEETVRQNSDDSRL; encoded by the coding sequence ATGTTTGGTGGGATTTACCAAAGGGTGTTGTTCGAGATCCGGAGACAGTTGCACACGCTGTCCCATGAAAGCCCCTCCCAGACCTTGAAGAGCAAGATCGCAGAGTtacagaagaagaggaagatgaggaggagCCCGAAGAAGGACCAGTTCTTGGTGGAAGTTCCTGAGTCGAGAGCCTACCTTGACACCGCCACCATGCCCATGATTGTCACTGGTGTCGGTATTGCCTTCTTCGCCAAGCTCCTCATGATGTATGATGATTCTAGGTCACAAGAATTGATTGAGCGGAAGATAAGGAATGCCCCTGCAGGGCAGGGCACTGTCAGGATGCTGTCTCGTGAAGAGTGGGAAGAAATTAGAGAAGTAAGGCCTAGGACTCCCTTTGAGTCTAAGCTTGCTCGTCCAAATGCACGAATTCGAACTGGGGAACCACTGCACATGGAGGATTTGAAAGACTGGACGATTGATGTGCTCACAGATGCATTCACCAGAGTTGAAGAAACTGTTAGACAAAACTCCGATGACTCAAGACTTTGA
- the LOC121240342 gene encoding CASP-like protein 4C2 isoform X2, which yields MLSPQALRNGGTPSPHRRIPTSTTHQFHSTVSEQKLRRFNSLILVFRLATFCFSLASSVFMLTNSRGSSSPHWYDFDTFRFVFAANAIVAVYSLFEMVVSVWEISRGATLLPEILQVWFDFGHDQVFAYLLLSANSAGIALAKALRRTDTCTDTSAFCIQSDISIALGFAGFLFLGFSSLLSGFRVVSFIINGSRFHL from the exons ATGCTATCCCCTCAGGCCCTCCGTAACGGCGGGACCCCCTCCCCTCACCGCCGTATCCCGACCTCCACCACCCATCAATTCCACTCCACAGTTTCCGAACAGAAGCTCCGCCGCTTCAACTCTCTCATCCTCGTCTTTCGCCTCGCCACCTTTTGCTTCTCCCTAGCCTCCTCTGTCTTCATGCTCACCAACTCACGTGGTTCCTCTTCCCCGCATTGGTACGATTTCGACACCTTCAG ATTCGTGTTCGCAGCGAATGCCATAGTGGCCGTGTACTCTCTATTCGAAATGGTAGTCTCTGTTTGGGAAATCTCCAGAGGCGCCACTCTCTTACCCGAAATCCTACAGGTCTGGTTCGACTTCGGCCACGACCAG GTCTTCGCGTACCTGCTACTGTCGGCGAACTCGGCGGGAATAGCGTTGGCAAAAGCACTGAGACGGACGGACACGTGTACGGACACGAGCGCGTTCTGCATCCAGTCGGACATCTCGATCGCCCTGGGATTCGCCGGGTTTCTGTTCCTAGGGTTTTCGTCCCTGCTCTCGGGATTTCGCGTCGTCAGTTTCATAATCAACGGCTCTCGTTTTCATCTTTGA
- the LOC121240342 gene encoding CASP-like protein 4C2 isoform X1 produces MFPGNNFLFFFSETNCFKNASEYYFTVKTNSSGYGRNRSSLLEVNSATQLPQRNIQKIEKMHFFFKSIFSIPFSKKLKTYDQNSCRFVFAANAIVAVYSLFEMVVSVWEISRGATLLPEILQVWFDFGHDQVFAYLLLSANSAGIALAKALRRTDTCTDTSAFCIQSDISIALGFAGFLFLGFSSLLSGFRVVSFIINGSRFHL; encoded by the exons ATGTTTCCTGGAAAcaattttctgttctttttttcagAGACAAACTGTTTCAAAAACGCGAGCGAATACTATTTCACTGTAAAAACAAACAGCTCCGGTTATGGAAGAAATAGAAGCTCTTTACTGGAAGTCAATTCCGCGACTCAGCTTCCCCAACGAAACatacagaaaattgaaaagatgcatttttttttcaaatcaattttctcaatacctttttcaaagaaattaaaaacatacgATCAAAATTCCTGCAGATTCGTGTTCGCAGCGAATGCCATAGTGGCCGTGTACTCTCTATTCGAAATGGTAGTCTCTGTTTGGGAAATCTCCAGAGGCGCCACTCTCTTACCCGAAATCCTACAGGTCTGGTTCGACTTCGGCCACGACCAG GTCTTCGCGTACCTGCTACTGTCGGCGAACTCGGCGGGAATAGCGTTGGCAAAAGCACTGAGACGGACGGACACGTGTACGGACACGAGCGCGTTCTGCATCCAGTCGGACATCTCGATCGCCCTGGGATTCGCCGGGTTTCTGTTCCTAGGGTTTTCGTCCCTGCTCTCGGGATTTCGCGTCGTCAGTTTCATAATCAACGGCTCTCGTTTTCATCTTTGA
- the LOC121233944 gene encoding uncharacterized protein LOC121233944 isoform X1, protein MKSLSSVGLALSVVFGCLFLALVAELYYLLWWKKRLTNREMENDYSGPASELFYMFCWKKSTSLRHTALDPQELRSSMGITGTLVHEPEGQLHMQSNKDFLLKPFGDDDMETEFMRLQNLSGPPRFLFTIIEETKEDLESDDGKSRGDKSGKGSRSRSLSDLLLPSETPYLTPLASPSFFTPPVTPMNSYNQHGFNPLFESATDAEFKSIKSSPPPKFKFLKDAEEKLERKLMEEAKEKVHSTDEDVQENRNPASPSKFHKDEEDGPFITIIVDKHKERDVNHHPLQYHSSTSQMFSSVRFLCLSQFLLRGLGMQLQVKHS, encoded by the exons ATGAAATCATTGAGTAGTGTAGGACTTGCTCTGAGTGTAGTTTTTGGTTGCCTCTTCTTGGCTCTTGTTGCGGAGCTTTACTACTTATTGTGGTGGAAGAAGAGGTTAACCAACAGAGAGATGGAAAATGATTACAGCGGCCCAGCAAGTGAGCTGTTCTACATGTTTTGCTGGAAAAAGTCTACTTCTTTGAGGCACACAGCTTTGGATCCCCAAGAACTCCGTTCTTCTATGGGAATCACGGGCACCCTTGTCCATGAACCAGAAGGCCAGCTTCATATGCAGTCAAACAAGGATTTTTTGCTTAAACCCTTCGGAGATGATGACATGGAGACAGAGTTCATGAGGCTGCAAAACCTCTCAGGCCCTCCGAGATTCCTGTTCACAATTATAGAGGAAACCAAAGAGGATTTAGAATCTGACGATGGCAAGTCTAGGGGTGACAAGAGTGGAAAGGGTTCCAGAAGTAGAAGCTTAAGCGATTTGCTTCTACCATCGGAGACTCCGTATTTGACCCCCCTGGCTTCCCCATCTTTTTTCACTCCCCCTGTCACTCCTATGAACTCTTACAATCAGCATGGATTCAACCCTCTCTTTGAATCAGCAACAGATGCAGAGTTCAAAAGCATAAAGTCCTCACCTCCTCCAAAGTTCAAGTTCTTAAAGGATGCAGAAGAGAaactagaaagaaaattaatggaAGAAGCCAAAGAAAAGGTTCATAGCACCGATGAGGATGTCCAAGAAAACAGAAATCCAGCTTCTCCATCAAAGTTTCATAAAGACGAGGAAGATGGGCCTTTCATCACAATCATTGTTGATAAGCATAAAGAAAGAGATGTTAATCACCATCCACTACAGTACCATTCAAGCACTTCACAG aTGTTTTCATCTGTCAGGTTCTTGTGTTTATCTCAATTTCTTTTAAGGGGTTTGGGGATGCAGTTACAGGTTAAACATTCTTAA
- the LOC121248812 gene encoding RING-H2 finger protein ATL52-like, with protein sequence MANDDFILGKFFFLIATVGSAAIVVTIYHCITVCFCNRHPAAANQSPPQRLRRSRFVSEITMETSIGSTSASMVQLIPARKYQKGVDSMGEDGTCAVCLSEFEDGEELRTLPGCMHSFHVPCIDMWLYSHSTCPICRSDATTLSSTFHRATISSSDESEAHSGTLQDIVIHSTRA encoded by the coding sequence ATGGCCAACGACGATTTCATCTTAGGAAAATTCTTTTTCCTTATAGCTACAGTGGGATCAGCGGCTATCGTGGTCACAATTTACCATTGTATAACTGTTTGTTTTTGTAACCGGCACCCGGCGGCTGCTAACCAAAGCCCTCCACAAAGACTCAGGCGATCGCGTTTTGTGTCTGAGATCACAATGGAGACATCTATCGGTAGTACCAGCGCTTCTATGGTCCAACTCATCCCAGCACGCAAGTATCAGAAAGGTGTGGACTCGATGGGCGAAGATGGCACTTGTGCCGTGTGCTTGAGCGAATTTGAAGATGGTGAAGAATTACGTACCTTGCCAGGGTGCATGCACTCGTTTCACGTCCCATGCATTGATATGTGGCTCTACTCTCACTCAACTTGCCCGATTTGTCGGTCTGATGCCACTACTTTGTCATCGACATTTCATCGTGCAACAATTTCAAGTTCCGATGAGTCCGAGGCACATTCAGGAACGCTGCAAGATATTGTTATACATTCTACGCGGGCATGA
- the LOC121233944 gene encoding uncharacterized protein LOC121233944 isoform X2 — protein sequence MKSLSSVGLALSVVFGCLFLALVAELYYLLWWKKRLTNREMENDYSGPASELFYMFCWKKSTSLRHTALDPQELRSSMGITGTLVHEPEGQLHMQSNKDFLLKPFGDDDMETEFMRLQNLSGPPRFLFTIIEETKEDLESDDGKSRGDKSGKGSRSRSLSDLLLPSETPYLTPLASPSFFTPPVTPMNSYNQHGFNPLFESATDAEFKSIKSSPPPKFKFLKDAEEKLERKLMEEAKEKVHSTDEDVQENRNPASPSKFHKDEEDGPFITIIVDKHKERDVNHHPLQYHSSTSQVLVFISISFKGFGDAVTG from the exons ATGAAATCATTGAGTAGTGTAGGACTTGCTCTGAGTGTAGTTTTTGGTTGCCTCTTCTTGGCTCTTGTTGCGGAGCTTTACTACTTATTGTGGTGGAAGAAGAGGTTAACCAACAGAGAGATGGAAAATGATTACAGCGGCCCAGCAAGTGAGCTGTTCTACATGTTTTGCTGGAAAAAGTCTACTTCTTTGAGGCACACAGCTTTGGATCCCCAAGAACTCCGTTCTTCTATGGGAATCACGGGCACCCTTGTCCATGAACCAGAAGGCCAGCTTCATATGCAGTCAAACAAGGATTTTTTGCTTAAACCCTTCGGAGATGATGACATGGAGACAGAGTTCATGAGGCTGCAAAACCTCTCAGGCCCTCCGAGATTCCTGTTCACAATTATAGAGGAAACCAAAGAGGATTTAGAATCTGACGATGGCAAGTCTAGGGGTGACAAGAGTGGAAAGGGTTCCAGAAGTAGAAGCTTAAGCGATTTGCTTCTACCATCGGAGACTCCGTATTTGACCCCCCTGGCTTCCCCATCTTTTTTCACTCCCCCTGTCACTCCTATGAACTCTTACAATCAGCATGGATTCAACCCTCTCTTTGAATCAGCAACAGATGCAGAGTTCAAAAGCATAAAGTCCTCACCTCCTCCAAAGTTCAAGTTCTTAAAGGATGCAGAAGAGAaactagaaagaaaattaatggaAGAAGCCAAAGAAAAGGTTCATAGCACCGATGAGGATGTCCAAGAAAACAGAAATCCAGCTTCTCCATCAAAGTTTCATAAAGACGAGGAAGATGGGCCTTTCATCACAATCATTGTTGATAAGCATAAAGAAAGAGATGTTAATCACCATCCACTACAGTACCATTCAAGCACTTCACAG GTTCTTGTGTTTATCTCAATTTCTTTTAAGGGGTTTGGGGATGCAGTTACAGGTTAA